TCTTATTCTTCTACCTTCTTCTTCTGCTAAATTAGGTGCTACTTCCTCTATAGCAATAGCAGAAGGGTCATATATCGTTTTAAATTTTTGTTTTGAAACATTCATAACCACTTGAAAGTCATCAACAATAGTATTTGCAGGCAAAGGTACATAGAGTGACTTTCTAATCGCATAAATAGCACCGTTTGCACCAAGTAATGCGCCTAATTGAGCTTCATGAAATTTAAGTACTTGTTCATAGCGCCAATAAATACTGTCTTGATTAATACCTGATTCAGCATCAACAAGATTTAACTCACCACAGACAACACCGACGGAGTCATTCTGAAAATGTTTCACTAATTCGTTTATAGCATCAGGATTAAAGTGGGTATTTGCGTCAGACATCACTAAAATTTCGTCGGTAGCACTTTCAACTAAATCATTTAACACACTCATTTTTCCGCGATTTTTCTCGAAAATATGCGCGTGAAAATTTTCAGCAGTAATACTTTCAAGTATTTGTGCGGTATTGTCTGAACTACCATCAGAGCCTATACGTATAGTAAGCTTATCTTGAGGATAATCTAATGATAATAAGTTTTCTACTCGTGCTTTAATACACGAATCTTCATTGAACGCTGCAATAATCACAGTAACATTAGGTAGTTTACTGTTCTCTATAGGTGTTTGATTTACTGTGCTGTTATTAGTCACCACTTGTTTAACATTACTCATAATAATAAGTAATAAAGGGTAAATAAAATAACTATAAACAATAAGGCTAATGGCAGTCCAAAATACTATTTCCATTGGTTACACATCCCCACTAGTTTTTTTGTGATAAGGTTTGGCAGGAATACCTAGCATGGTAGAGCCAGCAGGAGCACTTTTGGTTAATACTGCATTAGCGCCAATTTTTACATCATCTTCAACAGTTAGCTTGCCAATAACTTTTGCGCCGGCACCAATAAATATATTTTGACCAAAAGTCGGGGATTCCCCTTTTTCGTCACCAATAACTACCCCACTTTCTAGTGTGATATTTTTACCGCCTTTGACTTTAGAATTAATAACAATACCGATGGGGTGCATTATGACAAAGCCTTTATCGAAATCAGCACCAATACCTATAACGCAGCCATTAAGGAACTTATTTAGCCATTGAAAGGCATAGGCAATTATTGCTAAATTATGCTCTGCAAACCAACGCATAACTCTATATAAAATATTAGCACTTGTGCCGTCAGACATCATTATGCGTATCATTCCTACTTGTGCTCCGTCCTTAGCAAAAATTCGTTGTTTTTGCTTAAGATCTGCTTTTAAATATTCCATTATCTTTACAATGACACTTTTTTATTAAATAAATTGATGATTTGTTCAGCATTGTGACGCCACTGACGCTCTTTTTCAATGTAACTTCTTGCATTCAAACCAACTTGTTTTTGCTGCTCTTGTTGATCAACTAATGACAAGGTTAAATCAATACAGGCTTGGCGATTACTCGCCGGGAATAACCAGCTAGTTTCATTATGTTTTACTACTTCAGCAATAGGTGAAAAATCAGGTGCAACCATGCCTTTTTCCATTGCCATAAATTCAA
The sequence above is a segment of the Colwellia sp. 20A7 genome. Coding sequences within it:
- a CDS encoding glycosyltransferase family 2 protein, which codes for MEIVFWTAISLIVYSYFIYPLLLIIMSNVKQVVTNNSTVNQTPIENSKLPNVTVIIAAFNEDSCIKARVENLLSLDYPQDKLTIRIGSDGSSDNTAQILESITAENFHAHIFEKNRGKMSVLNDLVESATDEILVMSDANTHFNPDAINELVKHFQNDSVGVVCGELNLVDAESGINQDSIYWRYEQVLKFHEAQLGALLGANGAIYAIRKSLYVPLPANTIVDDFQVVMNVSKQKFKTIYDPSAIAIEEVAPNLAEEEGRRIRIGLGNYQAFFKMRWALNPLLGWRFIAYLSHKVCRWFVPHFMVIAFISNIVLLSEPFYQLSMLGQIAFYWVAYWGIKKQKQDIAINTLASLIAFFVSMNVALMRGFIRYFNSNVQGSWQRTSR
- a CDS encoding serine O-acetyltransferase, which codes for MEYLKADLKQKQRIFAKDGAQVGMIRIMMSDGTSANILYRVMRWFAEHNLAIIAYAFQWLNKFLNGCVIGIGADFDKGFVIMHPIGIVINSKVKGGKNITLESGVVIGDEKGESPTFGQNIFIGAGAKVIGKLTVEDDVKIGANAVLTKSAPAGSTMLGIPAKPYHKKTSGDV